From one Colletotrichum destructivum chromosome 3, complete sequence genomic stretch:
- a CDS encoding Putative AAA+ ATPase domain, ABC transporter type 1, transmembrane domain-containing protein, with the protein MMVDFFFERAFVLAATARSHAQVLLINLQSHGQLSWIDDVTQFADSGYLQFLVLVLSALWTAYRLLRCRTKPLSSSSLSSSTRPGIRAAAIRWPWELAAQFSRAAAVAFLALASARGQTPWPNALAVGYAFVLGLSRLVNDLQWRHVALHQVNFVISAELLVLAASSVLPCIEASAECAIAAPVTGGLAGLAAAFIVAITTPREWVPPSLTHDVPEGYEARGPAPEETCSWATYYLTFEWLTPLMWKGARKEIALDDLPRLPWYDEPLLLLEKIKKARFKGVTTAWTLFYFLRSEVTLMACYISTAYACELIAPYGLYQLLAYLADPKGAPIRPWLWLLLMFCGPLSRSVLFQQYVFTSTRLVVRLRSALTQELYHRAMGSMELEEDIFAPKGDSEKEKQKKDGKPGQSTTSAGRLANLMAADVQAIFGSRDIVMVSMGVPTGTIIAFVGLYKMLGWPALVGTAILFLAAPLSVFVAQLMARQTRKARRAQDSRISLVSEYLASIRAVKYFAWEDAIIKTIEEARANEQRDLWRVSLIYVTLNQITALMPYIAMISMFTLYVGVRKQPLTAATAFTTTYLVKTIRRNVTQLGFLSRNITSAMIAIGRLDQYFQSTTPLEEYPEGTLQIRDATFRRNKTASFQLKDISINFVEGGLNVVSGASGSGKTTLLLAVLGETIKESGTITRPKDVAFASQTAWLQNESIKENILFNSPFEAVRYDNVVNACCLPVDLREMDNGDQTVVGENGASLSGGQKARVALARALYSKAPLLLLDDIFSALDAKTAASLWERCFCTDLLKGRTVVLVAQQPWVAAQADVAITLENGAIKDFEQNIGVARHPVAVANDVGGGESTDVSDNSDTEVEMQTDPLNDRSKIADDKGTKDVVAQEMRASGKSARLMFFKYMTYFGGPWYAVFCMVMMLISQLAVMGGSLWLSVWVEAYSKDVAVDIAFYLGIYAAVTVTESVLYAVVFLVFENGAWHAARKLHNDFIRAVMRVSLAWYKKTPVGRIINRFSSDMSSLDLTVSPQLRAFLESSISLVIRIFAISSIMPIFMLPAAVTCAAGIVVGEIYTRTAVTIKRLVASAQSPIFSQFADTLAGLSIIRARSGMPQTFGNNLADKLRVWSRAAEANFNCNRWVAMRVDVVTALVGLSAGIIAVSKAGVVGAGLVGFSLNNATGLSQTILQLVRSMNDLEVELQSFVRIKEYAGLEAEEKADDSYPEEGEFTDDPSHVVPRDWPSTGEIEFRNATIRYDEDGPNILTDVNLKFKAGERVAIVGRTGSGKSTLVLSLLRFTHIVSGQILYDGIDITRIPRRRLREALTIIPQEAVLFNGTLRSNLDPTGTIAAPVLERALESCQGIASFRYHSEADADAAEAAAAAVALAPDASGLALSTTVNAKGENFSHGQRQVLSLCRALVRGSRLMLLDEATASMDYETDRGIQAVLRREVDDERTLVTIAHRLRTIADYDTVVVMGAGRVVEAGRPAELYRARGVFYEMVYHSGEKRDLELLFGDVKE; encoded by the exons atgatggtggacttcttcttcgagcGAGCCTTTGTGCTCGCGGCCACGGCGCGTTCGCATGCCCAGGTCCTGCTAATCAACTTGCAGAG CCACGGACAGCTGTCGTGGATCGACGACGTCACCCAATTCGCCGATTCCGGCTACCTCCAGttccttgtcctcgtcctctccgcCCTCTGGACCGCCtaccgcctcctccgctgcCGTACTAAACCgttatcgtcgtcgtcattaTCGTCATCAACACGGCCCGGCATCCGCGCCGCAGCCATAAGATGGCCCTGGGAACTCGCCGCCCAATTCTCCCGCGCCGCTGCCGtggccttcctcgccctcgccagcgcCCGCGGCCAGACGCCCTGGCCTAACGCCTTGGCCGTAGGCTACGCCTTTGTTCTCGGCCTCTCGAGGCTCGTCAACGACCTGCAGTGGCGGCACGTCGCGCTGCACCAGGTCAACTtcgtcatctcggccgagctgctggtcctggccgcctcgtccgtcCTGCCGTGTATTGAAGCGTCGGCCGAGTGCGCCATCGCGGCACCCGTCACTGGCGGTCTGGCGGGCTTGGCGGCtgccttcatcgtcgccatcaccacgCCGCGGGAGTGGGTACCACCGTCGCTAACCCACGACGTGCCCGAGGGGTATGAGGCCCGCGGGCCCGCGCCCGAGGAGACTTGCAGCTGGGCCACGTACTATCTCACATTTGAGTGGCTCACGCCGCTGATGTGGAAGGGCGCCCGCAAGGAGattgccctcgacgacctgccCCGCCTGCCGTGGTATGACGAgccgctgttgctgctggagAAGATCAAGAAGGCGAGATTCAAGGGCGTGACGACCGCCTGGACCCTGTTCTACTTCTTGCGGAGCGAGGTGACGCTCATGGCATGCTACATCTCCACGGCCTACGCCTGCGAGCTCATTGCGCCTTATGGCCTATATCAGCTGCTGGCGTACCTTGCGGATCCCAAGGGCGCTCCGATTCGTCCCTGGCTCTGGCTTCTTCTAATGTTCTGCGGTCCCCTGTCTCGTTCCGTCTTGTTCCAGCAGTATGTCTTCACGTCGACTCGCTTGGTTGTGCGTCTGAGGTCCGCCTTGACCCAGGAGCTGTACCACCGGGCCATGGGTTCCATGGAGCTTGAAGAGGACATCTTCGCTCCCAAGGGAGActccgagaaggagaaacaGAAGAAGGATGGGAAGCCCGGCCAGTCCACGACCTCAGCCGGTCGCTTGGCCAACctcatggccgccgacgtGCAGGCCATCTTCGGCTCCCGAGACATCGTCATGGTGTCTATGGGCGTGCCCACGGGCACCATCATCGCGTTCGTCGGGCTCTACAAGATGCTCGGGTGGCCTGCCCTCGTGGGCACGGCGATCCTGTTTCTTGCCGCGCCCCTGTCGGTCTTCGTGGCGCAACTAATGGCCAGACAGACCAGAAAAGCGAGAAGAGCGCAGGACTCTCGCATCTCGCTCGTGTCGGAGTACCTCGCCTCCATTCGCGCCGTCAAGTACTTTGCATGGGAGGACGCCATCATCAAGACCATCGAGGAGGCGCGTGCAAACGAGCAGCGTGACCTGTGGCGCGTGTCGCTCATCTACGTGACGCTTAACCAGATCACCGCCCTCATGCCCTACATTGCCATGATATCCATGTTCACCCTCTACGTAGGCGTACGCAAGCAGCCcctgacggcggccacggcaTTTACCACTACGTACCTCGTCAAGACCATTCGCCGTAACGTCACACAGCTCGGCTTCCTTTCGAGGAACATCACGAGTGCCATGATCGCCATCGGCCGCCTGGATCAGTACTTCCAAAGCACGACGCCGTTGGAGGAGTACCCCGAGGGGACCCTGCAGATCCGGGACGCGACGTTCCGGCGGAACAAGACGGCCTCGTTCCAGCTCAAGGACATCTCAATCAACTTTGTAGAGGGCGGGCTGAACGTCGTGTCGGGCGCCAGCGGTAGCGGCAAGACGACTTTGTTGCTGGCGGTGCTGGGAGAGACGATCAAGGAGAGCGGCACCATCACCCGGCCCAAGGACGTTGCGTTTGCATCACAGACGGCATGGCTCCAGAACGAGAGCATCAAGGAGAACATCCTCTTCAACAGCCCCTTTGAAGCGGTGCGCTACGATAACGTCGTCAATGCGTGCTGTCTACCCGTCGACCTGAGAGAGATGGACAACGGTGACCAGACCGTCGTTGGCGAGAACGGCGCCTCTCTGTCGGGAGGCCAGAAGGCGCGCGTGGCCCTGGCCAGGGCGCTGTACTCCAAGGCGCCGCTGCTCCTGCTTGACGACATCTTCTCGGCTCTCGACGCCAAGACCGCCGCCTCACTCTGGGAGCGGTGTTTCTGCACTGACCTGTTGAAGGGCCGGACTGTTGTCCTGGTGGCGCAACAGCCGTGGGTTGCCGCGCaggccgacgtcgccatCACGCTCGAGAACGGTGCGATCAAAGACTTCGAGCAGAacatcggcgtcgccagGCACCCTGTTGCCGTTGCCAACGACGTCGGAGGAGGCGAGAGTACCGACGTTTCTGACAACTCGGACACCGAGGTCGAAATGCAGACGGATCCTCTCAACGACCGGAGCAAGATCGCGGACGACAAGGGGACCAAGGACGTGGTGGCGCAGGAGATGAGGGCCAGCGGGAAGAGCGCCCGCTTGATGT TCTTCAAGTACATGACTTACTTCGGCGGCCCGTGGTACGCCGTCTTCTGCATGGTCATGATGCTCATCTCGCAGTTGGCCGTCATGGGTGGTTCCCTCTGGCTCTCCGTTTGGGTCGAGGCGTACAGCAAGGACGTCGCCGTTGACATCGCCTTCTACCTCGGCATCTatgccgccgtcaccgtcaccgagTCGGTCCTCtacgccgtcgtcttcctcgtgTTCGAGAATGGCGCCTGGCACGCCGCCCGCAAGCTGCACAATGACTTCATCCGCGCCGTCATGCGCGTCTCGCTGGCGTGGTACAAGAAGACACCCGTCGGCCGTATCATCAACCGCTTCTCGAGCGACATGTCGTCGCTCGACCTGACCGTCAGCCCGCAGCTGCGCGCGTTCCTCGAGAGCAGCATCTCGCTGGTGATCCGCATCTTCGCCATCAGCTCCATCATGCCCATCTTTATGCTCCCCGCGGCCGTGACCTGCGCAgccggcatcgtcgtggGCGAGATCTACACGCGTACCGCCGTGACCATCAAGCGGTTGGTGGCGTCTGCGCAATCGCCCATTTTCTCGCAGTTCGCGGACACGCTGGCCGGGCTGTCCATCATCCGCGCGAGGAGTGGCATGCCGCAGACGTTTGGCAACAACCTGGCGGATAAGCTACGCGTCTGGTCGCGGGCAGCGGAGGCCAACTTCAACTGCAACCGATGGGTGGCCATGCGCGTAGATGTGGTGACTGCCCTGGTAGGGCTGAGCGCGGGCATCATCGCTGTGTCCAAGGCCGGTGTCGTGGgtgccggcctcgtgggctTCTCGCTCAACAACGCCACGGGATTGAGTCAGACTATCCTGCAACTGGTTCGTAGCATGAACGatctcgaggtcgagctgcAAAGC TTCGTTCGCATCAAGGAgtacgccggcctcgaggccgaggagaaggcggacGACTCGTACCCCGAAGAGGGCGAGTTTACCGACGACCCCTCGCACGTCGTGCCCCGAGACTGGCCATCGACAGGCGAGATCGAATTCCGCAACGCAACGATCCGatacgacgaggacggacCCAACATCCTCACGGACGTCAACCTCAAGTTCAAGGCCGGAGAGAGAGTTGCCATCGTGGGCCgcaccggcagcggcaagtCTACG CTGGTTCTCTCCCTCCTACGTTTCACGCACATCGTCTCGGGCCAGATCCTGTACGACGGCATCGACATCACCAGGatcccgcgccgccgcctccgcgagGCGCTGACCATCATCCCGCAGGAGGCGGTGCTCTTCAACGGCACGTTGCGGTCGAACCTCGACCCGACAGGCACGATCGCGGCGCCGGTGCTCGAGAGGGCGCTCGAGTCGTGCCAGGGCATCGCGTCGTTCCGGTACCACTCggaggccgacgccgacgccgccgaggcggccgcggcggccgtcgcgtTGGCGCCCGACGCCTCGGGCCTCgcgctctcgacgacggtcaACGCCAAGGGGGAGAACTTCTCTCACGGGCAGCGCCAGGTGCTGTCCCTGTGCCGCGCGCTCGTCCGGGGCAGCCGTCTGAtgctgctggacgaggcgacggcgagcatgGACTACGAGACGGACCGGGGCATTCAGGCCGTGCTGCGGCGCGAGGTCGATGACGAGCGCACGCTCGTGACCATCGCCCACAGGCTCCGGACTATCGCCGACTACGACACGGTGGTGGTCATGGGCGCCGggcgcgtcgtcgaggccgggcgCCCGGCCGAGCTGTACAGGGCGCGGGGCGTGTTCTACGAGATGGTGTACCACAGCGGCGAGAAGAGGGACCTGGAGCTGCTTTTTGGGGATGTGAAGGAGTGA
- a CDS encoding Putative nonaspanin (TM9SF), MFS transporter superfamily: MRQVLKAGLGCFVSLLLAAPADAFYIPGWSIKSYKDSEQIPLLVNKVYSDNTQLQYAYYDLPFVCPPTGQRRPGTGLLSGQSIPLNLGEVLRGDRIKTSDIDLVVGQDKPCNLLCNREIGRKEIRRAKEMVQDGYVTEWIVDNLPGATSFVTVDKSRKYYAAGFKLGFTDYAASGGKPRYFINNHHTIVIRWRKAPGKAGERGGKVVVGFEVYPKSIGPNNKRDEKGCPADLQNIDQNLELYLAPNKSSDASKHNTDSSYHPTDEEDVDDDAKLTIPYTYSVYFREDNNIEWSRRWDLYFVNQEEGQKIHWLAIVNSLIICGLLTGIVLMILARTIRSDIKGYKEVPLEDGKPKLKRKKTGNRSPRLSEKSGGLLDQGNDFENDGDVSSDDEALEDVTGWKLLHADVFRTPQHGYLLAPLVGSGMQLLFMAVGLVLLSALGILNPSFRGGFISVGVGLFVFAGLFSGYFSARVYKTFDGQDFRKNALVTAVLFPGLLFGIVFILNLFVWAQASSTAIPFGTVVAIVFLWLCIQVPLVYAGSWFGFVRGGNWEHPTKTSSIPRQVPQQAWYIKSWQSVLLAGLIPFAVIFIELLFVFQSVWQDKSGYYYVFGFLAVVSVILILTIAEVTVVTIYIQLCSENYNWWWQSFMVGGGSAFWVFLYCVWYYFFKLHITGFVSSMLFFSYSFMACCVYGLLTGTIGFLSAYAFVRRIYGAIKAD, from the exons ATGCGACAGGTGCTCAAGGCTGGCTTGGGGTGCTTCGTCTCCCTGTTGCTCGCCGCACCAGCCGATGCCTTCTACATTCCAG GCTGGTCGATCAAGAGTTACAAGGACAGCGAGCAGATCCCCTTGCTGGTCAACAAGGTCTACTCCGACAACACCCAGCTGCAATATGCCTACTACGACCTCCCCTTTGTGTGCCCGCCGACGGGCCAGCGGAGACCTGGCACCGGATTGCTTAGCGGACAGAGCATCCCTCTgaacctcggcgaggtcctccGCGGCGACAGGATAAAGACGTCCGACATCGACCTGGTTGTCGGTCAGGACAAGCCGTGCAACTTGCTGTGCAACCGGGAGATTGGTAGGAAAGAAATTCGCAGGGCCAAAGAGATGGTGCAGGATGGCTACGTGACCGAGTGGATCGTCGACAACCTTCCCGGTGCGACGAGCTTCGTCACCGTTGACAAAAGCCGCAAGTACtacgccgccggcttcaagCTGGGGTTTACCGACTACGCGGCGAGCGGCGGAAAGCCGCGCTACTTCATCAACAACCACCACACCATTGTCATCCGCTGGCGCAAAGCGCCCGGTAAGGCCGGCGAAcgcggcggcaaggtcgtcgtgGGGTTCGAGGTTTACCCCAAAAGTATTGGCCCCAACAATAAGCGCGACGAGAAGGGCTGCCCCGCCGACCTGCAGAACATTGACCAGAACCTTGAACTCTACCTCGCCCCGAACAAGTCGTCCGACGCGTCCAAGCACAACACCGACTCCTCCTACCACCCGACagatgaagaagacgttgacgacgacgccaagctCACCATCCCCTACACTTACTCTGTCTACTTCCGCGAGGATAACAACATTGAATGGTCGCGACGATGGGATTTGTACTTTGTGAACCAAGAGGAGGGTCAGAAGATCCACTGGCTGGCCATCGTCAACTCGCTCATTATCTGTGGTCTTCTCACCGGCATCGTCTTGATGATCCTGGCGAGGACGATCCGCTCGGACATCAAGGGGTACAAGGAGGTTcccctcgaggacggcaagccGAAGCTGAAGCGCAAGAAGACTGGTAACAGGTCTCCCAGGCTGTCGGAAAAGTCGGGTGGGCTGCTCGACCAGGGGAACGATTTCGAGAACGACGGGGACGTGTCttcggacgacgaggccctggagGACGTTACGGGCTGGAAGCTGCTGCATGCCGATGTCTTCAGGACGCCTCAGCACGGATACCTCTTGGCGCCCCTCGTGGGGTCGGGAATGCAGCTCCTCTTCATGGCCGTGGGACTCGTTCTGCTGAGTGCGTTGGGCATTCTCAACCCTAGTTTCCGCGGCGGGTTCATCAGCGTGGGCGTTGGCCTGTTCGTCTTTGCCGGCCTCTTCTCCGGGTACTTCTCGGCGCGGGTGTACAAGACATTTGACGGGCAGGACTTCCGGAAGAACGCGCTCGTTACGGCTGTCCTGTTTCCGGGTCTCCTCTTtggcatcgtcttcatcctcaaccTCTTCGTGTGGGCGCAGGCCTCGAGTACCGCCATCCCGTTCGGAACCGTCGTGGCCATTGTCTTCCTTTGGCTCTGCATCCAGGTTCCTCTGGTCTACGCCGGGTCCTGGTTTGGATTCGTCCGCGGTGGGAACTGGGAGCACCCGACCAAGACTAGCTCCATCCCTCGCCAGGTGCCGCAGCAGGCGTGGTATATCAAATCGTGGCAGtcggtcctcctcgccggacTCATCCCATTCGCCGTCATCTTTATCGAGCTGTTGTTCGTGTTCCAGTCGGTGTGGCAGGACAAGAGCGGGTACTACTACGTGTTCGGGTTCCTGGCCGTCGTGTCGGTGATACTTATCCTGACAATCGCCGAGGTGACGGTGGTGACGATCTACATCCAGTTATGCTCGGAGAACTACAACTGGTGGTGGCAGTCATTTatggtcggcggcggcagcgccttCTGGGTGTTTTTGTACTGCGTATGGTACTATTTCTTCAAGCTGCACATCACGGGGTTCGTAAGCAGCATGCTCTTTTTCAGCTACAGCTTCATGGCATGCTGCGTCTACGGCCTCCTGACTGGCACCATCGGGTTCCTGAGCGCGTACGCATTCGTCAGGAGAATTTACGG TGCTATCAAGGCTGACTGA
- a CDS encoding Putative arrestin-like protein yields the protein MSSHSDMSSVITFARQPASSRKQSVEVKINDHYHSKVYTSGNPISGEVTITPGHDSRFDYIQIILIGTSRTRLDAVQIPQLSSHTFLKLEMPIPESAYPVPRIFEAGRAYTFPFNFVIPHHLTISACTHKAQSDYIHDYHMRLPPTLGGWERDDMAPDMTQVQYAIKARVVRQDELGGKPTKLMEDTHFIKVLPRSPEDPPLNITKQDRGYALSKTKTIRKNIFSSKQGYITAATAQPSAIYLAADGRSASEGSVLVNLNFEPASADILPPKVTTVSAKLQAQTWYGSTPMTKLPNMGDSQEAYALAQQLAYNTSVSLFSTSVDKVAWRQQLASPARRDSGYSSDGLREGSHSDSDSQNHSQSRRSSKERASPILHRAALQIPFKLPTSRKTFIPTFHACLVSRTYTLQLTLVVADSKMNLSIPLQIALEPPVQQDLLDMGLPSFDAAMAQQEEAEVDAYFQPRLLQQPALEFQGNAVLPSYGDLTTRRSAVPTA from the coding sequence ATGTCGAGCCACAGTGATATGAGCTCCGTCATCACCTTCGCCCGGCAGCCTGCCTCCTCTCGGAAGCAGAGCGTCGAGGTCAAGATCAATGACCACTACCACTCCAAGGTCTATACATCAGGCAACCCCATCTCCGGAGAGGTGACAATTACCCCTGGCCACGATAGCCGGTTCGACTACATCCAGATCATCCTGATCGGCACTTCCAGGACTCGTCTAGACGCTGTACAGATCCCTCAGCTCTCCTCCCACACCTTTCTCAAGCTGGAGATGCCCATCCCCGAATCCGCTTACCCCGTTCCCCGCATCTTCGAGGCTGGCAGGGCCTATACCTTTCCCTTCAACTTCGTCATCCCTCACCACCTGACCATCAGTGCTTGCACCCACAAGGCCCAGTCGGATTACATCCATGACTACCACATGCGCCTGCCGCCGACGTTGGGCGGCTGGGAGAGGGACGACATGGCCCCCGACATGACCCAGGTTCAGTATGCCATCAAGGCTCGCGTTGTTCGACAAGACGAACTCGGCGGCAAGCCCACCAAGCTCATGGAAGACACCCACTTCATCAAAGTCCTCCCCCGTTCCCCTGAGGATCCGCCTCTGAACATCACCAAGCAAGACCGGGGATACGCGCTCAGCAAGACCAAGACAATTCGCAAAAacatcttctcctcgaagCAGGGCTATATCACTGCCGCTACCGCTCAGCCCAGTGCCATTTACCTAGCAGCCGACGGCCGCTCGGCTTCCGAGGGCTCCGTCCTGGTGAACCTCAACTTCGAGCCTGCATCTGCCGATATCCTGCCTCCCAAGGTGACCACCGTCTCTGCCAAACTCCAGGCGCAAACATGGTACGGGTCGACCCCCATGACAAAGCTGCCCAACATGGGCGACAGCCAGGAGGCATACGCGCTGGCCCAGCAACTCGCCTACAATACCTCAGTCTCTTTGTTTTCGACCTCGGTGGACAAGGTGGCTTGGCGACAGCAGCTGGCTTCCCCTGCTCGCCGCGACTCGGGCTACTCTAGCGATGGACTGCGAGAAGGCAGCCACTCAGACTCGGATAGCCAGAACCACAGCCAGAGCCGTCGTTCGAGCAAGGAACGGGCGTCGCCCATCTTGCACCGGGCCGCTCTTCAGATCCCTTTCAAGCTGCCGACGTCCCGGAAGACCTTTATCCCAACCTTCCATGCTTGTCTCGTCTCCCGTACCTACACTTTGCAGTTAACACTCGTGGTGGCCGACTCCAAAATGAACCTGAGCATCCCTTTGCAGATCGCCCTCGAGCCTCCTGTCCAGCAGGATCTCCTAGACATGGGTCTTCCCAGCTTCGATGCTGCCATGGCGCAACAGGAAGAGGCGGAGGTGGATGCCTACTTCCAGCCCCGACTGCTGCAACAGCCGGCACTCGAGTTCCAAGGCAACGCGGTATTGCCCAGCTACGGCGACTTGACGACTCGGCGGTCAGCAGTCCCGACCGCTTGA